A portion of the Bacillus thuringiensis genome contains these proteins:
- the saiR gene encoding Rrf2-family transcriptional regulator SaiR: MNSDFTLAIHSLTYLALQPDRMSTSNAISESAGVHPVRIRKVLSLLKKHKFIQSKEGTGGGFIFARDLDEINLWHIYQITSEGALQPKCPESNNQCVVGSNMRKVLFAIFLGAEEHLGEYLKNYTMKEVVDLINQER, encoded by the coding sequence ATGAACAGCGACTTTACCTTGGCCATTCACAGTTTAACTTATTTAGCTTTACAGCCAGACCGGATGTCAACAAGTAATGCTATTTCAGAAAGTGCAGGTGTACATCCAGTACGTATTCGTAAAGTGCTAAGTTTGTTAAAAAAACATAAATTTATACAATCAAAAGAGGGAACTGGTGGAGGTTTTATTTTTGCTCGCGATTTAGATGAAATTAATCTTTGGCATATTTATCAGATAACCTCTGAAGGTGCTTTGCAGCCGAAGTGTCCGGAATCAAACAATCAGTGTGTTGTAGGTTCGAACATGCGAAAAGTTCTTTTCGCTATTTTCTTAGGTGCTGAAGAACATCTAGGTGAATACTTAAAGAATTATACAATGAAAGAAGTTGTTGACCTTATCAATCAAGAGCGTTAA
- a CDS encoding ArsR/SmtB family transcription factor → MGNEMQQFKADFFKALAHPLRIGILELLSEGEKSVNEIQDILNKEGSAISQQLSVLRSKNIVVGRKDGKRVLYSLRDPIIVDLLVVARKIFNNHLIDTISMLEELDGAESEMMAKEG, encoded by the coding sequence ATGGGAAACGAAATGCAACAATTTAAAGCAGATTTCTTTAAAGCCTTAGCACACCCTTTGCGAATAGGTATCTTAGAATTATTGTCAGAAGGTGAAAAAAGCGTAAACGAAATTCAAGATATTCTAAATAAGGAAGGTTCAGCTATTTCTCAGCAATTAAGTGTACTACGTTCAAAAAACATTGTTGTTGGTAGAAAAGATGGAAAAAGAGTTTTATATTCTTTACGAGACCCTATTATTGTGGATTTATTGGTGGTTGCACGGAAGATTTTTAACAACCATTTAATCGATACGATTTCAATGTTAGAAGAGCTAGATGGAGCAGAAAGTGAAATGATGGCTAAGGAGGGATAG
- a CDS encoding DUF3888 domain-containing protein — MKIRLTMVSVICLFSFLLPCISAQAIVKKENDINRNFSIDLTGYELYSFGDFNQLDYKITPLTQLFLGIVQTEGEWINEPRLYTKGNKGYFHLLKADGTNVLYTVEKSGDFWRIIDVKRKKINRIPVPKKLLKEVVIELLLEPISKEVENYYKEPKLWYRGSEKILEIKKDTTNYTFYVTVQIQTFEGAHNPPYGEDTITFRIKGNDLKTIHYKHRDISEEESNKLELR; from the coding sequence ATGAAAATAAGATTAACAATGGTTAGCGTCATATGTCTGTTTAGTTTTTTATTACCCTGCATTTCTGCTCAAGCAATTGTAAAAAAGGAAAATGATATAAACAGAAATTTTAGCATAGATTTAACCGGTTATGAACTTTATTCGTTTGGTGACTTTAACCAATTAGATTATAAGATAACGCCACTTACTCAGTTGTTTTTAGGGATAGTGCAAACAGAAGGTGAGTGGATTAATGAGCCACGATTATATACTAAGGGAAATAAAGGTTATTTTCATCTTTTGAAAGCGGACGGTACGAATGTTCTTTATACCGTTGAAAAGAGCGGGGATTTTTGGAGGATTATAGATGTAAAAAGAAAGAAAATCAACAGAATACCTGTACCAAAAAAACTTTTAAAAGAAGTAGTAATTGAGCTCTTATTGGAGCCGATAAGCAAAGAGGTTGAAAACTATTATAAGGAACCAAAACTTTGGTATCGAGGTTCTGAAAAAATACTTGAAATAAAAAAAGATACAACAAACTATACTTTTTATGTAACTGTTCAAATTCAAACTTTTGAGGGTGCACACAATCCGCCTTATGGAGAGGACACAATTACTTTTCGCATAAAAGGAAATGATCTAAAAACGATTCATTACAAACATAGAGATATCTCTGAAGAAGAGTCGAACAAACTAGAATTAAGATGA
- a CDS encoding IDEAL domain-containing protein, which produces MMSNNNHVLKVGDWVRGISNEGELIVGYIVSLDDVEDIVTVSIVKRDGQYTINEAILLFSKHVNKLPESKVINKEQILYLIDLALLTGDEEWFIELSSKLNSINELVNGGV; this is translated from the coding sequence ATGATGTCAAATAATAATCATGTTTTAAAAGTAGGAGATTGGGTTCGTGGAATATCAAATGAAGGTGAATTAATAGTTGGTTATATTGTATCACTTGATGATGTAGAGGATATAGTTACAGTTAGTATTGTGAAACGTGACGGCCAGTACACAATAAACGAAGCGATTTTACTCTTTAGTAAACACGTTAACAAACTCCCTGAATCAAAGGTAATAAATAAGGAACAAATCCTTTATCTTATAGATCTTGCATTATTAACAGGGGATGAAGAATGGTTTATCGAGCTTTCTTCAAAATTAAACTCGATAAACGAGCTAGTTAATGGGGGAGTTTAA
- a CDS encoding aromatic amino acid transport family protein, translated as MNGNTAKKIEVQAENTALKNEQYADPKKWHKQDTTWALSLFGTAIGAGVLFLPINAGSGGLLSLLLITLLAYPVMYYSHRALAKMIYASNSADEGITGTIREYFGNKASIIFNIVYFGSIYTIVLMYSVALTNTASSFIVHQLHMPEPPRAILSLVLVLGLIAILNFGQDITVKIMSMLVYPFIVSLLFIAISLIPQWNTSMLSFSAVSTASTGTGYFGTILMILPIIVFSFNHSPMISSFVVKQRATYGIEATDAKCAQIQKVCYIMTFAVVMFFVWSSALSLTPDDIKMAKEQNLSILSYLANELNSPVITIAAPIIAFVAITKSFLGHYIGAFEVMRDMIIKFGKSRGKDIEEKTIKTIILTFVVLSCWFVAYTNPSILGLIDSLSGPLVAAILCLLPMYAIQKVPVLAKYKGKMSNVFVIIVGVLTVLASIKSLF; from the coding sequence ATGAACGGGAATACTGCAAAGAAAATAGAAGTTCAAGCTGAAAATACCGCACTAAAAAATGAGCAATATGCAGATCCGAAAAAGTGGCATAAGCAGGATACTACATGGGCACTCAGTCTATTTGGAACTGCAATTGGAGCAGGGGTGCTCTTTTTACCGATTAATGCAGGTTCAGGTGGTTTATTATCTTTACTACTAATTACATTACTTGCATATCCAGTTATGTACTACTCACATAGGGCGCTTGCTAAAATGATATACGCTTCTAATTCTGCTGATGAGGGGATCACAGGTACAATTAGAGAGTATTTCGGAAATAAAGCGAGTATCATTTTTAACATCGTATATTTCGGTTCAATTTATACAATCGTACTAATGTATTCGGTTGCGCTTACAAATACTGCAAGTAGTTTTATCGTGCATCAATTGCACATGCCAGAGCCTCCAAGGGCTATTTTATCACTTGTATTAGTTCTTGGTCTTATCGCTATACTGAATTTTGGTCAAGATATTACTGTAAAGATCATGAGTATGCTAGTGTATCCTTTCATAGTTTCTCTACTTTTTATCGCAATATCTTTAATTCCACAGTGGAATACGTCAATGCTTAGTTTTTCAGCTGTTTCAACTGCTTCAACAGGAACAGGCTATTTTGGGACGATATTGATGATTCTACCAATCATCGTATTCTCATTTAATCATTCACCTATGATTTCATCATTTGTTGTGAAACAGAGAGCTACGTATGGAATCGAAGCCACTGATGCTAAATGTGCGCAAATACAAAAGGTTTGTTATATCATGACATTCGCTGTTGTTATGTTCTTCGTTTGGAGTAGCGCATTGAGCTTGACTCCAGATGATATAAAAATGGCAAAAGAACAAAACTTATCAATCCTTTCATATCTTGCTAATGAGCTTAATTCGCCTGTAATCACTATTGCAGCTCCAATTATTGCTTTTGTGGCTATTACAAAGTCTTTCCTTGGCCATTATATAGGAGCATTCGAAGTAATGCGTGACATGATTATTAAGTTCGGTAAATCACGTGGAAAAGATATTGAAGAAAAAACAATTAAGACAATAATCCTTACTTTTGTTGTATTATCATGCTGGTTTGTTGCTTATACAAATCCAAGTATTCTTGGACTTATTGATTCTCTAAGCGGTCCTTTAGTTGCTGCTATCTTATGTCTATTACCGATGTATGCGATTCAAAAAGTACCAGTACTAGCTAAATACAAAGGGAAAATGAGTAACGTATTTGTTATTATTGTAGGTGTACTTACAGTTTTAGCAAGTATTAAGTCATTATTCTAA